The DNA segment GCTCGTTTCCGACCGCGTCCAGGCCCTGCTTTCGCGTGAGCGCACGCTGCTCTCGGACCTTCAGGCCTTTCTGGAAACCCAGGGGGCGCCGCCCGAAGTGATCGAGCACGCCCGCACGGCGGCCCGCTCCCTGGATGAAACGTTCCTGCTGGTGGTGGTGGGCGAATTCAACGCGGGCAAGAGCAGTTTTGTCAACGCCCTGCTGGGCGCACAGGTGCTGCCCGAGGGCGTCACGCCCACCACCGACCGCATCTACGTGCTGGTGCATGGCGAGAAGGCCGGGCAGATGCAGGCCACCCGCGATCCCTTTGTCAGCCGCCTGACCTACCCGCTGCCCAGCCTGGAAGGCGTGGCGCTGGTGGATACCCCCGGCACCAACGCGATCATCCGCCAGCATCAGGCGTTGACTGAGGGCTTCTTGCCCCGCGCCGATCTGGTGCTGTTTCTGACCAGCAGTGACCGCCCCTTCACCGAGTCCGAGCGTCAGTTCCTGAGCCTGGCCGCCCGCTGGGGCCGCAGCGTGATCATGGTGGTCAACAAGGCCGATCTGCTGGAAACCCAGGAGCAGAAGGCACAGGTGCGCGAGTTTGTGGAAACCGGGGCGCGCGGCGTGCTGGGCCTGACGCCGCCGGTCCTGCTGATCAGCGCGCGGGCCGAGCAGCGCGGCGGTGATCCTGGGTTCCACGCGCTGCGCGAGGTGCTGAAGATGCGCCTGTCCGAAACCGAGCGCACCCGCCTCAAGCTGCAAAACCCGCTGGGCACGGCGGCGGAACTGCTGTCAGGCGAGATCACCCGTGCCGAGGCGGCGCGCCAGACCCTCGCGGAAGACCTGAGCATCCTGCGCGATCTGGAAGGCCAGCGTGAGCATCACCGCGTCACCATGCTGGGCGAACTCGACGGCCAGCTTAACCGGGTGGCCCGGCTGCTTTCCGAGTTCGAGACACGCGCCGACCGCTTTATCGACGACAAATTGCGCTTCGGCAACATCCGGGGTCTGCTGAACAGCCGCCAGCTGGAAGAACAGTTCCGTGCCGAGGCGGTGGCGGACCTGCCCGGCGCGATTGACCGTCAGTTCGGCAGCATGATTGACCGCTTTGTGGAGGCCAACCTGCACTTCTGGGAG comes from the Deinococcus aerolatus genome and includes:
- a CDS encoding dynamin family protein, with product MLVSDRVQALLSRERTLLSDLQAFLETQGAPPEVIEHARTAARSLDETFLLVVVGEFNAGKSSFVNALLGAQVLPEGVTPTTDRIYVLVHGEKAGQMQATRDPFVSRLTYPLPSLEGVALVDTPGTNAIIRQHQALTEGFLPRADLVLFLTSSDRPFTESERQFLSLAARWGRSVIMVVNKADLLETQEQKAQVREFVETGARGVLGLTPPVLLISARAEQRGGDPGFHALREVLKMRLSETERTRLKLQNPLGTAAELLSGEITRAEAARQTLAEDLSILRDLEGQREHHRVTMLGELDGQLNRVARLLSEFETRADRFIDDKLRFGNIRGLLNSRQLEEQFRAEAVADLPGAIDRQFGSMIDRFVEANLHFWEDVQAFLIRRQPSNEVARTRFAYDRGALLESIAGSAHDHLENVTENELARQLARDAEDAMKGAVGGLAGGLGIGAGIGALIGASALDFTGGILAGLTLGSLGLFVLPNKRLQAHRQLRTKIEGLRSALETIVRREYEREQERADARLRDAISPYTRFTEQEGVRLEHAKVRAAGLGAQLEALKEEVGALD